In the Rhodoferax fermentans genome, GTTATGCGTGTGAGTGACGCTGGCCCCGGCATGTCTGAAGACATGCTGGCGCGGCCCTTTCAGCGGTTTCCGCATGCACCAGGTCATGCCGGTGAGGGTCTGGGGTTGGGGTTGTCCATCGTTCAGGCATTGGTGGGGCGCCAGCATGGCACGGTCCAGGTCCACAATCGACCGGAAGGTGGAACGTGTTTTACAGTGCGCTTTCCTTCTGCTTTGGCGTAGCGGCGCAGTGGTTACCCAGTGTCCGCACCCTCAAACGAGGTTCTGGTCGCACCTCGACACGTCGCGCCGATCAGTCGGGTAGCCAGGCCCGCAAATCCAGCTCCAGAAACAGGGTGCCTTCAATCGGGTTGAACACATACCCGGGCACCGGCACAAAACCCATGGAGGCGTAGAGGGCCCGCGCGGCGCTCATGCTCGGCAGCGTGTCCAGGCGGATGGCGCGGTAACCGGCCTCTTTCGCCACCGTGCAGATCACCTGCGCCAGCCGCCGCCCCAGCTGCTGGCCACGTGCCACCGGGCGCAGGTACAGGCGCTTCATTTCACACAGACCATCTTCCAACGGGCGCAGACCCACACAACCCAGCGCCTGGCCATCGGCCCAAGCCAGCAGCAGACGACCCTGGGGTGCGGCGTAAGCGCCGGGCAAACCGGCCAGCTCCGCCTCAAAATTCTGGAAACACAGGCTGACACCCAGGCTGGCCTGGTACTCACGCAGCATCTCGCGCGCCAGACTCAGGTGTTCTGGGAAGCGGGCGTCGCAGATGTCGGCCACAGGCAGCAGCGTTGTGCTCATTTGTGTCCAAAAAAGCGTGCAAAAAAACCGCCTGGTTTGGGTGCAGCTGCCTGATGCACCACCGGGCTGCTGTGCACCGGCTGGCTGGTGAGCCATTTACCAAAGCGCAGGTCATGCGTCATGATGTGGCCAATCAACCATTTGTTCAGAAACTTTCGCATCTCCTGCACCCGATCTTCGGACCAGGCCTGGTCACTGCCCAAAAACTCGGCCACTTGCGCGGCAAACTCTTCGTGCAATTTCAGATGCTGCTCAAAGGCCGGGTAGCCGCTTTTTTCCATCAGCGCCTGCTCGTTGGAAAAATGGGTGACCACATAGTTCAGCAGTTCGTCCACCGTGTGGTCGACCGAAGCCAGGTTGAGCGCGCGCACCAGGGTGAACAGCTGTCGGTGCTCCTGATCGACTTGGTCGATGCCGATTTTGAACCCGTCGCGCCATTCGATCACGAACGGCGCTCTCGTGGGAGTTGTCTCTGGTGCCATGCGGTATTGCCCCTTCCAACGAACACGTGTGATGGGCAAATCCTACATCAGACACCAAGGGTTTCCCCAAACCATCGGGGTGAAACCGCTGGGCGCCTCAAACCAAGCGCCTGCAGAGGAGCAAAGATCTACATGGGGACTGTTCAAATCAAGCGGGCAGGGCCAGAATCTGTGGCCAAACGAGACCACTTATGGTTCTGGTGTCGTTGCCAACCTGATTCGCCTGATCTTTATGTCACCACTTGAAGCCAGAAAAATCATTGGTGCGCTCGCCAATGGCATTGACCCCGAAACGGGAGAGATCCTCCCCGCTCAGAGTGCGATCAACAGTCCGCAGGTGGTTCGTGCACTCTTCGTCGCCGTTCAGGCCCTTGACAAGGCAGTCAAGCGCGCTGAACGCGATGAAGCACTTCCTGGCAACGCGGGACGCTCCTGGTCAGACACTGAAGATAGCGAACTTCTCAAGGCCTTTGACGCAGGAGCACAAGTCAAAGCAATCGCGGCGAAGCATGGTCGCACTCTGGGCGCCATCACTTCTCGTCTTGTCCGGCTCGGAAGAATCACTGACCGTGCGGAAATAGCTTCCGGGTCTTAAAAAACCGCGCAACCAGGACCCATTAGGTCTTCAAGGAGATGGCGCGATGAGCGCCAATCTCTCAGCCCCTTCCTTTATTCCACCGAAATCGTCGCTGCCAGTGTGTGCACGCCGCCAGCCGGGATGCTGATGGTGTCTGGGCCCGCGTTGCAGGTTTCCACACACAACATCTGGCGGTGTTCACCAGCAGCCATGTCGACGATGTTTTTTTCCTTTTCTGACCAGGGGTTCCAGACCACGGTGCTGGCGCTGCCCTGTTTGGTTATGCGGATGCGGCGGCCTGTCACGCCGTCCACAATCACGCTGTCGGCGGTGGTGTCGGTGTAGATGCGGTCGGTTTCGCCGGTGAACACCACGTCGCCCTCTTGCTGGCAGACGGCAAAGTTCTGTACCTTGTTAATGTAGCTGCCACCGGCCAAGCCCTGCACCGTGGTCTGGTGGATGTCGCTGGTGGCAAAGTAGGTGTGCAAAGCCTGGTTGATGCTCAACGGTGTCGCGCCTGTGTTGCGGGTGGTCAGTGCGATGGTGAGCGTGCTGCCGACGGTGACGACCAGCTCCAGGTCAAAAGCAAAATCCCACAGCGCGCGGGTGCTGGCGTCGTCGCTGATGCCCAGACGCAGCACCAGCTGGCCGCTAGCGTCC is a window encoding:
- a CDS encoding GNAT family N-acetyltransferase, whose protein sequence is MSTTLLPVADICDARFPEHLSLAREMLREYQASLGVSLCFQNFEAELAGLPGAYAAPQGRLLLAWADGQALGCVGLRPLEDGLCEMKRLYLRPVARGQQLGRRLAQVICTVAKEAGYRAIRLDTLPSMSAARALYASMGFVPVPGYVFNPIEGTLFLELDLRAWLPD
- a CDS encoding bacteriohemerythrin codes for the protein MAPETTPTRAPFVIEWRDGFKIGIDQVDQEHRQLFTLVRALNLASVDHTVDELLNYVVTHFSNEQALMEKSGYPAFEQHLKLHEEFAAQVAEFLGSDQAWSEDRVQEMRKFLNKWLIGHIMTHDLRFGKWLTSQPVHSSPVVHQAAAPKPGGFFARFFGHK
- a CDS encoding D-hexose-6-phosphate mutarotase, coding for MTQTLNTLNTNFAVPNALRFTEAIPGLPVAEISTSLATASVALHGAHVLSWQPAGQAPVIWVSKAAIFELGKPVRGGVPLCWPWFGPLADKPMHGFVRTMVWQVRGAELDASGQLVLRLGISDDASTRALWDFAFDLELVVTVGSTLTIALTTRNTGATPLSINQALHTYFATSDIHQTTVQGLAGGSYINKVQNFAVCQQEGDVVFTGETDRIYTDTTADSVIVDGVTGRRIRITKQGSASTVVWNPWSEKEKNIVDMAAGEHRQMLCVETCNAGPDTISIPAGGVHTLAATISVE